TTGCGTTACCCAATCAAGCAGGTTCGGCTGACGGCACTCGCCGTCTACGCGCTTGGCCGAGACGGGCAGAAACCGCCGTGCGAACAGCATATAAGCAATGCCAAGCGCGAGGAACGCGAGCCCAAAGGGCGTGAAGCTGAAAAAGCCGAAACCGACCTCGCCCTGGCGGATCAGTTCGGCGTTGACCACCAGATTTGGCGCCGTCGCGACGAGGGTGAGCATGCCGCTGATCAGGGCCGCAAAGCTCAGGGGCATCATCAACTGGCTCGGCGCGGCGCCCGTGTTCTGACAGATGCGCAGTACGACCGGGATGAATATGGCGACCACGGCGGTCGAACTCATGAATGCGCCGAGCCCACTGACCGCAAGCATCAGCAGCACCAGCATGCGCGTCTCGCTGCTGCCGGCGGTCGCATTCAGCCAATCGCCGAGGCGACGCGCCACGCCGGTGCGCACCAGCCCCTCTCCGATCACGAATAGACCTGCGATCAGCACGATGCTGGGATCACTGAACCCCGCCAGTGCCTCGTTGATGGTAATCACTCCGGTGAATGGCATGATCACGATCATCAGCAGCGCAACCGCATCCATGCGTGGGCGATTGGCCATGAACATCACGATCGCGGCCGCCAGCAGCAGAAGAACCAAAGCGAGATTGGTGTTCATGCGGAATACCCGATCGGTTGAGACGCAAGCGGCTCATCTTGTGTGCAAGCTGCTCATCCTTCGAACGGCCAGAAGATGGGCACGAGAAACGTGCCTACCAGGAAGAACCAGAGCAGCAACGGTAGGCCCATCCTCCAGAAATCACCGAATCGATAGCCGCCGGGGCCCTGCACCATGAGGCTCGCCGAGGCGGCGATAGGCGTGAGGAAGGAAGCGGCTGCAGCCACCGCCACAGTCACCAACGCGGTGCGCGGCGAGACGCCGACGGCTTCCGCGGAGGCGATCGCTATCGGAATGACGATAAGCGTCGTCGCTGTGCTGCTGATCAGCTGACCGATCAGCGCTGTGAGCAAAAACAGCCCGGCCAGCAGCGCGTACGGGCTCGCATTGCCGACAATGGCGACGAGTGTATCGGCGATGAGATAGGCCGCACCCGTCTTGTACATGGCGGTCGAGAGCGGGATCAGCGACGCCACCATGATCAGAACATTCCAGTTGACCGCCCGATAAGCCCGTTCGATCTTGAGTACGCCCAACAGGATCACCGTGCAGGCCGCCGCCAACCCGGCGACGACTCTTGGCACGGCGCCCGTCGCCAGCAGCGTCACCATGACCGCGAGAATGACAATGGCGCGTAAGGAGCCGGCGCCCAAGGGCCTGGCCTGACGGCGGATCATGTCAGGGGCGGCAACGACGAGCACGTTTGGATCGCGTCCGTACTCCTCCAGCGCTTCCCAACGGCCTTGCAGCAACAGCGTGTCGCCCGCCGCAAGAACGGTTTCTCCGGGTCCGAGATTCTCGCCGCCGCGTTGAACGCCCAGGATGATCAGATCGCCACTTTCGGTGACCATGCCGGGGAAGACCGTCTCACCGATCAAACGAGAGCGGGGCGGCAGCACGACCTCGGAGAAGCCATGGCTATCATTGAACAGCGCCTCCCGCATCCTGCCGGCCGTCTCTCGGCAAGGCATCAGGCCATGCTGCTCGGCGAAGGCATCCATTGCCGCCTGTTCACCGCGCATGATGAGTCGATCGCCCTCGACGAGAGAATGTTGCCACGAGATGCTGTTCTGGCGGCGCGGGCGAACAGCGATAAAGCTGAGCTCCGGATGATTCTCGCGCTCCAGCCGCGATTCCAGCACGGCCTGCAAGGTGCCGAGATAGGGCGATGCGGCGGTGATCTCAAACTGGTACACCCGATCAAACAGCTTGTATTGCTCGGTCAGCATGCGCGAATGGTGGCTCAGATCCTCCGGCATTTCCCGACTGGTGCGCACCGGCAGCAGCCTATGGCCAAAAAGAACGACAATGGCCACGGTACCAGCCAGAAGCGGCACTCCGATCACCGTCATCTCGAAAAAGCCGAAGGGTGCGAGACCGACATCGCTCGCCGCGTCGGAGAGCAGCACGTTCACAAGGCTTCCTGTCAGCACCAGCATCGAGCCCGAATAGGATGCGAAGGCGAGAGGCATCATGAGCTGCGCAGGCGGACGCCTGAGCCGGACGGAGACGATCACCAGCACGGGCAGCAGGGCAGCCACTGCACCACCCGAGCCGATCAGCGCCGTGAGAGAGGCCACGAGCAGCATCGACAGCACCAGCAGGCGCGTCCGGCTCTCGCCCGCGTAGCGAATTAGCACCTGGCCTGCCCAGGTGGTGACGCCGGACGAATCCAGGCTGGCACTCACCACGAAGAGCGAAGCGATGAAGAGTATCGTGGTGTCGCCGAAACCTGCCAACGTCTCGGAGAGTTCCAGAATACCGGTCGCGTAAAGCACGAGCGCCGCGCTTAGCGCCACGACTGCGACCGGCACCCGGTTCGAGACGAAGAGCAGGACCATCACGCCGATGATGGCGAAGGTAATGAGTATATGCGGCGTCATCGCACCTCGCGAGGGCGGTCCGGCCTGGAGCCAGCGCTGCTTGCCCGTGCCGCTCTACCGCGACAACGCTTCCAGAATCCGCGCCCAGGAGCGGATCCCCTTATGAAAGCTCTTGAGATCGTATTTCTCGTTCGGGCTGTGGATGCGGTCATCCTCGAGGCCAAAGCCCGCGAGCACCACGTCCATGCCCAGCGACTGTTTGAGCTGATGGGTCACGGGAATGGAGCCGCCACCGCCGATGAAGACCGCGGGCTTGCCCCATTCGGCCGTCAGTGCGTCGCGCACCTTGCCGAAGGCGGGAGCCTCGATCGGGAAGCGGATCGCCTGACCCGCGCCATGCTCTAGGAATTCCACGCGGCAATCGGCCGGGACGCGCGCATGTACATGCTCCCGGAAGGCCTTGCGGATGGCATGGGGATCCTGATCGAAAACCAGGCGGAAAGACACCTTTGCCGAGGCCGTGGCGGGAATCACCGTCTTGAACCCAGCCCCCTGATAGCCGCCGCCCATGCCGTTGATTTCGCAGGTCGGGCGCGACCAGACCATCTCGAGCGCGCCGCGGCCCTTCTCGCCGGCGGGAACAGAAAGCCCGATGGCACCGAGGAAGGACTTTGCGCTGAAGTTCAAGCTGTCCCATTGCAGGCGCAACGCCTCGGGAAGTTCCGGTACGCCGTCATAGAAACCGCGCAGCGTGACGCGTCCGTTCTCGTCGTGCAGGTCAGAGAGGATGCGGGCGAGGATGCGGTTCGGATTGGCTGCGGCCGAACCATAGAAGCCTGAATGCAGATCGCGGTCGGCGGCATGTATGATGACTTCCTCGCCGCAGAGACCACGCAACATGGTCTGGATCGCCGGCGTCTCGGGGTCCCACATGTTGGTGTCGCAGATCAGGCCGATATCTGCGCGCAGCTCCGCGGCGTGCGCATCGAGAAAGCCCGGCAGGTTCACGCCACCGGATTCCTCTTCCCCCTCCAGCAAAATCGAAATCGGAATTGGCAGTTTGCCGGTGACCGCCTTCCAGGCGCGGCAGGCCTCGACAAAGGTCATAAGTTGGCCTTTGTCGTCGGCGGCGCCGCGACCAGTAATGATCTTCGCGCCATCGGGCATCGTTTGGATGGACGGGTCAAAGGGGGCGCGACCCCAGAGTTCGAGGGGATCGACTGGCTGCACATCGTAATGGCCGTAGAACAGAGCCGAGGGGCCGGGCACGCTGCGGTCATGCGCCACGACCATCGGGTGCCCCGGTGTCGGGCGCACAGTGGCATCGAAGCCGATGCCTTTCAGGTCCGCGACATGCCATTCGGCATTGGCGATACATTCGGCATTGTAGGCCGGTTCGGTCGAGATCGACTTGATGCGCAGGATCGCGAACAGACGCTCGAGCGCCGCATCGAGGTTGGCGTCTATGTTGGACAAGACATCGTCGAGCTTGGTCATGGAGCCCACCGGAGGATCTTCTGAGCCGTTGGTCGTTACGAGCGGGCGCGATCGGGTCAACGCTCCTTACCCGCCTTTTTCGTTCACCGCTTTTGGCGAGGCCCAGCGGACCATTATCTAACGTTGAATTTCCTTGGTGAACAATCAGGCTATTTACCCTGACATCTCGGGGTTTTTCCGGGTGAGGTGCGTTGCACCTCACAATCCCCAGGGCAGGCCGAGCAGGTACCAGACAACGAACAGCACGGTCCAGATGATGGCCATCCAGAGTGTGTACGGCAGCATCAGGGCCACAACCGTCCCGACGCCGGCTTTCTTGTCGTAGATCTGAGCAAACCCGACCACCATGGCGAAATAGGCGTTGAGCGGGGTGATCGCGTTGATCGGCGAGTCGCCGACACGGTACGCGGCCAGGACGGCTGCGGGATCGACGTTGAGCTGCACGAACACCGGCACGAAGACCGGCGCGAAGATGGCCCATTTGGCGATTGCCGGCGTGAACACGAAGTCCAGAATCATGACGACAACGATAAAGCCAATCAGCAGCCACAGCGTGCCGATATTCGCGCCTTTCAGCACATCGGCCATCGTCAGGGCCATCAGCGTCGGAATATTGCTGTAGTTGAAGTAGTCGACGAACTGGCTGATGACGACGAACAGGAGGATGGTGCCGCTGAGTGAGGCAACCGCCGTGGTCATGGCCGCGATAATGGCTGCGGAGCTGTTCACCGTTTTTGCGCCGATGCCATATGCGATCCCGGTTGCAAGGAACAGCACCATGATGACCCCGATCAGGCCGTTCATGAATGGTGAGTTACCGATCAGGACGCCCGTCGTCGGATTGCGCAGGGGCGCGCCGGACGGAACGGTCAACAGAAGGAACAGGGTCACTACCCCAAGCAGTGCGAAGCCGCTGTACCTCAGCCCGCGGGACTCGTCGACGGAAAGCTGGCCGCCGTTCCCTCCCGGCTGGGTGTTGGCGGTTTTCTCGGCCTGGTACGCGCCCAGCCGGGGCTCGATGATCCGGTTGTTGATGAGGGCAATAACGACGGTCAGGACAAGCACGGACGCGATCGAGAACGAGACGTTGGCGGTCAGATCCAGCGAGGTGGTGGGATTGACCATGTGAATTGCATCGTTGGTGATTTCCGTCAGAACGGCATCAAGCGGCTTGATAATCATGTTCACGGTGAACGCACCGGCGACTGCGGCAAACCCCACAGCCAGCCCAGCGAGAGGATGCCGGCCAACACTCAGGAAGGCCGCGCCCGCCAACGGGATCAACACGACATAGCCGGCGTCGGCGGCGATGCTGGACAAAATGCCGACGAACGCGACGATGTAAACGAGTGCCCAGCTCGGAGAGACGGCCACGAGTTTTCTGATCAACGCGTTCACCAGGCCGGCTTCCTCAGCGACGCCGACACCCATCATGGCGACGATCAGCAGCCCAACCGCAGTGAAACCCATCAGGTTCGGCACGAGCCGGGTATAGATATGACGAATGCCGTCCGCCGTCAGCAGGCTATTGGCGGCAGTGGTCGCGGTCTCGAGCTTGTGGGTATCGGGAT
This portion of the Bradyrhizobium diazoefficiens genome encodes:
- a CDS encoding SLC13 family permease, translated to MTPHILITFAIIGVMVLLFVSNRVPVAVVALSAALVLYATGILELSETLAGFGDTTILFIASLFVVSASLDSSGVTTWAGQVLIRYAGESRTRLLVLSMLLVASLTALIGSGGAVAALLPVLVIVSVRLRRPPAQLMMPLAFASYSGSMLVLTGSLVNVLLSDAASDVGLAPFGFFEMTVIGVPLLAGTVAIVVLFGHRLLPVRTSREMPEDLSHHSRMLTEQYKLFDRVYQFEITAASPYLGTLQAVLESRLERENHPELSFIAVRPRRQNSISWQHSLVEGDRLIMRGEQAAMDAFAEQHGLMPCRETAGRMREALFNDSHGFSEVVLPPRSRLIGETVFPGMVTESGDLIILGVQRGGENLGPGETVLAAGDTLLLQGRWEALEEYGRDPNVLVVAAPDMIRRQARPLGAGSLRAIVILAVMVTLLATGAVPRVVAGLAAACTVILLGVLKIERAYRAVNWNVLIMVASLIPLSTAMYKTGAAYLIADTLVAIVGNASPYALLAGLFLLTALIGQLISSTATTLIVIPIAIASAEAVGVSPRTALVTVAVAAAASFLTPIAASASLMVQGPGGYRFGDFWRMGLPLLLWFFLVGTFLVPIFWPFEG
- a CDS encoding AbgT family transporter produces the protein MSARSDVTNTAPSKTMMQRVLDTVEHVGNSVPHPVVIFLILIAIVLVLSHLLYMLGASVTYQAINPDTHKLETATTAANSLLTADGIRHIYTRLVPNLMGFTAVGLLIVAMMGVGVAEEAGLVNALIRKLVAVSPSWALVYIVAFVGILSSIAADAGYVVLIPLAGAAFLSVGRHPLAGLAVGFAAVAGAFTVNMIIKPLDAVLTEITNDAIHMVNPTTSLDLTANVSFSIASVLVLTVVIALINNRIIEPRLGAYQAEKTANTQPGGNGGQLSVDESRGLRYSGFALLGVVTLFLLLTVPSGAPLRNPTTGVLIGNSPFMNGLIGVIMVLFLATGIAYGIGAKTVNSSAAIIAAMTTAVASLSGTILLFVVISQFVDYFNYSNIPTLMALTMADVLKGANIGTLWLLIGFIVVVMILDFVFTPAIAKWAIFAPVFVPVFVQLNVDPAAVLAAYRVGDSPINAITPLNAYFAMVVGFAQIYDKKAGVGTVVALMLPYTLWMAIIWTVLFVVWYLLGLPWGL
- a CDS encoding M20/M25/M40 family metallo-hydrolase, translated to MTKLDDVLSNIDANLDAALERLFAILRIKSISTEPAYNAECIANAEWHVADLKGIGFDATVRPTPGHPMVVAHDRSVPGPSALFYGHYDVQPVDPLELWGRAPFDPSIQTMPDGAKIITGRGAADDKGQLMTFVEACRAWKAVTGKLPIPISILLEGEEESGGVNLPGFLDAHAAELRADIGLICDTNMWDPETPAIQTMLRGLCGEEVIIHAADRDLHSGFYGSAAANPNRILARILSDLHDENGRVTLRGFYDGVPELPEALRLQWDSLNFSAKSFLGAIGLSVPAGEKGRGALEMVWSRPTCEINGMGGGYQGAGFKTVIPATASAKVSFRLVFDQDPHAIRKAFREHVHARVPADCRVEFLEHGAGQAIRFPIEAPAFGKVRDALTAEWGKPAVFIGGGGSIPVTHQLKQSLGMDVVLAGFGLEDDRIHSPNEKYDLKSFHKGIRSWARILEALSR